A genome region from Gardnerella vaginalis includes the following:
- a CDS encoding XRE family transcriptional regulator, whose translation MSATEHDNATTCLQMVTVIARRCDGWWAIEVSEIPGLFTQVRRLDQVAAMVKDAAATLNVKVNGVKVTPKLSEQDELMLQRMLDAKSAAIKTQEEASMLMRETVRILRNQGLTVRDVAELTGVTPQRISLLKA comes from the coding sequence ATGAGTGCTACTGAGCATGATAATGCAACGACTTGTTTACAAATGGTGACCGTTATAGCTCGCAGATGCGATGGCTGGTGGGCTATAGAAGTGTCAGAAATACCAGGATTATTTACTCAAGTACGTAGACTTGATCAGGTTGCAGCAATGGTAAAAGACGCTGCTGCAACTTTAAATGTTAAAGTCAATGGCGTGAAAGTAACTCCGAAACTTAGTGAACAAGATGAGCTTATGCTTCAGCGCATGCTAGATGCAAAATCTGCAGCTATAAAAACTCAAGAAGAAGCGTCTATGCTTATGCGTGAAACGGTTCGCATACTAAGGAATCAGGGATTGACGGTTCGTGATGTTGCAGAGCTTACTGGGGTTACTCCGCAGAGAATAAGTTTGCTTAAAGCTTAG
- a CDS encoding ABC transporter permease → MIMLFKDLRLSPMRSFLTGFSMFIGIVAVIASVLIGTVGKDYLIATNEQLNGRRPTYEITFSAQNFDEYSVFNKFLNRIESANRNANVMLQPNTGLLFSASMPVSNSVKISKEYKTSNLQYVDAVYTTAGYNKVYNLPIVSGRWFSNSAKNNALEMVVNQSASKRYKIGEVAFITSRKTTQMSPIRIVGVVNDGVDSAKVYVNILGLLRYAPTLWEYSEKEAQGSIYWLNKENRSQKSIKSYVSDALYDCCGGQVNEIRRHDNSDNYENVITVLQLSFAIVAALLLFVSALGLINIGLASLEQRTHELLIRRALGATRWSIASLVLGSAIILALIVSIAAVAVSFGLVSIASSFWDAASPVSPPVYPYEAAIEAVISAFITALAGSVVPAIKASRLQPALALR, encoded by the coding sequence ATGATCATGCTGTTTAAAGATTTGCGCCTGTCTCCTATGAGATCCTTCCTCACAGGTTTTTCAATGTTTATTGGCATCGTTGCTGTTATTGCGTCAGTGCTTATCGGCACGGTTGGTAAGGACTATCTTATTGCAACTAACGAACAACTAAACGGTCGTAGACCAACATACGAGATTACTTTTTCAGCACAAAATTTTGACGAATATTCAGTATTTAACAAATTCTTAAATCGCATTGAATCCGCAAACCGTAACGCTAACGTTATGCTACAACCAAACACTGGACTACTGTTTAGCGCTTCTATGCCAGTCTCGAATAGTGTAAAAATAAGCAAAGAATATAAGACCAGCAATCTTCAATATGTTGACGCTGTTTACACTACGGCAGGATACAACAAAGTTTATAACTTACCTATTGTAAGTGGAAGATGGTTTAGTAATAGCGCTAAAAACAACGCATTAGAAATGGTAGTAAACCAATCTGCTAGCAAAAGATACAAGATTGGTGAAGTAGCATTTATTACTTCTCGCAAAACAACACAAATGAGTCCTATAAGGATTGTTGGAGTTGTGAACGATGGCGTAGACTCGGCAAAAGTATACGTGAATATTCTAGGCTTGTTACGTTATGCTCCAACTCTTTGGGAATATTCTGAAAAAGAAGCTCAAGGCTCAATCTACTGGTTGAATAAAGAAAATCGTTCTCAAAAATCAATTAAATCTTATGTTTCAGATGCTCTTTATGACTGTTGTGGTGGGCAAGTAAACGAAATTAGAAGACATGATAATAGTGATAATTACGAGAATGTGATAACAGTATTGCAATTAAGTTTTGCTATCGTAGCAGCATTATTGCTTTTTGTTTCAGCGTTAGGTTTAATCAATATTGGTTTAGCATCGTTGGAACAGCGCACACATGAACTGCTTATACGCAGAGCTTTAGGTGCTACTAGATGGTCGATTGCTTCACTCGTGTTAGGCAGTGCGATTATTTTAGCGTTGATAGTTTCTATTGCTGCCGTCGCTGTTTCTTTTGGTCTTGTGTCTATAGCATCAAGTTTTTGGGATGCAGCAAGCCCAGTTAGTCCGCCAGTTTACCCATATGAAGCCGCTATTGAAGCTGTTATTTCGGCTTTTATCACAGCACTTGCTGGAAGTGTGGTGCCGGCAATAAAAGCATCGCGCTTACAACCAGCATTAGCATTGCGTTAA
- a CDS encoding ABC transporter ATP-binding protein: MIMGDNPVPLVELQDVSARVKLGNGEWLTTVNSASMILNQGETYAVVGRSGSGKTSLISIIGFLNKNFTGKYYYSGKSIQKCSDTTVSHMRARNIGFVFQNYSLIKHLSIRENVELPLLYAGLQQSKQTRRKTIEEALCAVGLQDKLNEYPGRLSGGEQQRVAIARALVTNPELLICDEPTGALDSSTGEKVLQVLHDRVQESGTTLLLVTHDMKVARSCSHIFTMEGGVLYDHAV, translated from the coding sequence ATGATTATGGGAGACAATCCTGTTCCACTGGTTGAACTACAAGACGTGTCAGCGCGTGTAAAACTAGGCAATGGCGAATGGCTTACCACTGTCAACTCTGCTTCTATGATACTTAACCAAGGTGAAACATACGCGGTAGTTGGCAGGTCTGGATCTGGCAAAACGAGTCTTATTTCTATTATTGGATTTTTGAATAAAAATTTTACTGGAAAATACTATTATTCTGGCAAGTCAATCCAAAAGTGTAGTGATACTACAGTATCGCATATGCGCGCTCGAAATATTGGTTTTGTTTTCCAAAACTATTCGCTTATTAAGCATTTAAGTATTAGAGAAAATGTTGAGTTGCCGCTTTTGTATGCAGGACTACAACAAAGCAAGCAGACAAGAAGAAAAACGATAGAAGAAGCATTATGTGCTGTTGGATTGCAAGATAAACTAAACGAATACCCTGGAAGGCTATCAGGCGGTGAACAGCAGAGAGTCGCAATAGCGCGTGCTCTCGTCACTAATCCCGAATTACTTATTTGCGATGAGCCAACTGGTGCTCTTGATAGTAGTACGGGAGAAAAAGTGCTTCAAGTGTTGCATGATCGTGTTCAAGAATCTGGAACAACATTACTATTAGTCACTCATGATATGAAAGTGGCTCGTTCTTGCTCTCACATTTTTACTATGGAAGGCGGTGTTCTTTATGATCATGCTGTTTAA
- a CDS encoding efflux RND transporter periplasmic adaptor subunit, which yields MRKFTKVFLLAALPACLLTACAGRAVDDSQQQVSHDSVPLVSVKKQPLTQVVSGKATIEQSSTFVIGAICRGNFSPSVKAGSAVKAGSILGYNAGNKIIAPVDAKVVSVAESSADMPKSFPLFTLQYEGFSISLNAKALLRSADIADVKGRFQVEDGVGPTNCLQIVQSGGSSTDVSASGSSKNDNADSTQTDESSMQSTPSVSSKVLTCLIDKSTEVESGQNATLVFNGKHKQSVLTLPVSAVSGRVQKGLVSYKKGDNWERKEVGLGISDGANIEITSGLHEGDVVAGVSPNLIPGAQ from the coding sequence ATGCGTAAGTTTACGAAAGTATTCTTGTTAGCTGCTCTGCCAGCGTGTTTGCTTACTGCATGCGCTGGTAGAGCAGTTGATGATAGTCAACAGCAGGTATCACATGATTCAGTCCCACTTGTTTCAGTCAAAAAACAGCCTTTAACACAAGTTGTGTCGGGTAAAGCAACAATAGAACAATCGTCTACCTTTGTTATCGGTGCTATATGTAGGGGGAATTTTTCTCCATCGGTAAAGGCAGGAAGTGCTGTAAAAGCTGGAAGTATTTTAGGTTACAATGCTGGTAACAAGATTATTGCTCCCGTAGACGCGAAAGTTGTGTCAGTAGCTGAATCATCTGCGGACATGCCTAAATCTTTCCCGCTATTCACTCTTCAATATGAAGGTTTTTCAATAAGCCTTAACGCAAAAGCTTTACTTCGTTCTGCAGATATTGCAGATGTTAAAGGTCGCTTTCAAGTTGAAGATGGTGTTGGGCCAACCAATTGTTTGCAAATAGTACAAAGCGGTGGAAGTTCTACCGATGTTTCAGCCTCGGGTAGTAGCAAGAATGATAATGCTGATTCAACTCAAACAGATGAGTCGAGTATGCAAAGTACACCCAGTGTATCGTCAAAAGTTTTAACGTGTTTAATAGATAAAAGCACAGAAGTAGAATCAGGCCAAAATGCGACGCTTGTTTTTAATGGCAAGCATAAACAATCGGTTCTAACTCTGCCTGTTAGTGCGGTTTCTGGAAGAGTTCAAAAAGGCTTAGTCTCATACAAGAAAGGCGATAATTGGGAGCGTAAAGAAGTTGGTCTTGGAATCAGTGACGGCGCTAATATTGAAATTACGTCTGGCTTGCATGAGGGTGATGTTGTAGCAGGTGTTTCTCCTAATCTCATTCCAGGAGCGCAATGA
- a CDS encoding SIR2 family NAD-dependent protein deacylase, producing MRNSEKNTNNNPHHHIVVLTGAGISTSAGIPDFRGPDGVWTKHPEQMNVYDIDAFLSSEEERIYSWRWQKESPVWNAAPGAAHKSLVKLEKAGMLDLIATQNFDALHEKAGNSPDIVVNLHGSIGTSHCMSCHASYNTADIMRDLDAHPDPHCRRALPYRGNMPCNGLIKTDVVYFGEALPEGAMERSAQAIMQASELWVIGSTLEVFPAASLVPLAARVGVPITIMNLGATQYDYLAERIIREDIAKALPKLVDETIAK from the coding sequence ATGAGAAATAGCGAGAAAAACACTAACAACAACCCACACCACCACATTGTGGTTCTAACAGGCGCAGGAATATCTACAAGCGCAGGCATTCCTGATTTTCGAGGTCCAGATGGAGTTTGGACTAAGCACCCAGAGCAAATGAATGTTTACGATATAGACGCGTTTTTAAGCAGTGAAGAAGAACGCATTTATTCTTGGCGATGGCAAAAAGAGTCGCCAGTTTGGAACGCGGCTCCTGGAGCAGCGCACAAGTCGCTAGTAAAACTTGAGAAAGCTGGGATGCTTGACTTAATCGCCACTCAAAACTTTGATGCGCTTCACGAAAAAGCTGGAAACAGCCCAGATATTGTAGTGAACTTGCACGGAAGCATCGGAACATCGCATTGCATGAGCTGCCACGCGAGCTACAATACAGCAGACATTATGCGCGACTTAGACGCGCACCCAGATCCACATTGCAGGCGCGCGCTGCCGTATCGCGGAAATATGCCTTGCAACGGTCTTATAAAAACGGACGTAGTATATTTTGGAGAAGCACTTCCCGAAGGCGCGATGGAACGCAGCGCGCAGGCGATTATGCAAGCAAGCGAACTGTGGGTTATTGGCTCCACGCTAGAAGTGTTTCCAGCTGCCAGCCTTGTGCCACTAGCTGCTCGCGTAGGAGTGCCGATTACGATAATGAACCTGGGCGCTACGCAATACGATTATTTGGCAGAGCGCATAATACGCGAAGATATTGCGAAAGCTCTGCCAAAGTTAGTAGACGAAACTATTGCAAAGTGA
- a CDS encoding alpha-glucosidase gives MTTFDRANLPKSVRTNGATPNPWWANAVVYQIYPRSFQDTNGDGIGDLKGITSRLDYLADLGVDVLWLSPVYKSPQDDNGYDISDYQDIDPLFGTLEDMDELLAEAHKRGLKVVMDLVVNHTSDEHAWFQASRDASSDYADWYWWRPVRKGHVHGEPGAEPNKWGSYFGGSAWTYDPKRGEYYFHQYSPKQPDLNWENPAVRAAVYKMMNWWMDRGIDGFRMDVITQISKRIDSEGRLPGECGSQIEDAPAGDDGYSSPYFFCSDGPRLDEFLREMREAVFKGREGFLTVGEAPGISAHRNTYITNPANGELDMLFLFDQVNVDCANGTKWNPIPLKLTALKRAMADQQQAVSEAGWASLFFNNHDQPRALSRWGSEASDEMRVLSAKAIAMLLHMHRGTPYVYQGEEIGMTNAHFTRLEQYRDLEALNMFKQRVEEAHIQSAESMMDALAKRGRDNSRTPMQWNASKYAGFMPFNVPSQNNAQPWISVNPNYVDINAAEQMEDSDSVYSFYKRLIALRHLQPVVSAGSWNLIDADDECVYAFIRQVEQTCENAKADVAGKAGLENGVNSSSAVAGDLPCASVKKLLVMINMTDSSVAIPDQSAGLLRNIASNSVSYDDVMISTYSADHALKSLKNGMLAPWEGIAVGLQ, from the coding sequence ATGACTACTTTTGACAGAGCAAACTTGCCAAAATCCGTGCGCACAAACGGCGCTACGCCAAACCCTTGGTGGGCAAATGCAGTTGTGTATCAGATTTATCCGCGAAGCTTTCAGGATACTAACGGCGACGGCATTGGCGATTTGAAGGGAATCACTTCTCGTCTTGATTATTTGGCTGATTTAGGTGTTGACGTGCTCTGGCTTAGCCCTGTTTACAAGTCTCCGCAAGACGATAACGGCTACGATATTTCCGATTATCAAGATATTGATCCACTTTTTGGCACTCTGGAAGATATGGACGAGCTTCTGGCAGAAGCGCATAAGCGCGGACTTAAAGTCGTGATGGATTTAGTAGTAAATCACACTTCCGACGAGCATGCGTGGTTCCAGGCTTCAAGAGATGCTTCTAGCGACTATGCAGACTGGTATTGGTGGAGGCCAGTGCGCAAAGGGCATGTGCATGGAGAGCCAGGTGCGGAGCCAAATAAATGGGGTTCGTATTTCGGCGGTTCCGCGTGGACTTACGATCCGAAGCGCGGAGAATACTATTTCCACCAGTATTCGCCAAAGCAGCCAGATTTGAATTGGGAAAATCCTGCGGTTCGTGCTGCCGTATACAAGATGATGAATTGGTGGATGGATCGCGGAATTGACGGTTTCCGCATGGATGTGATCACGCAAATTTCTAAGCGCATAGATAGCGAAGGACGTTTGCCTGGAGAATGCGGTTCGCAGATTGAGGATGCGCCGGCAGGCGACGACGGCTACTCTTCGCCGTATTTCTTCTGCTCCGATGGCCCTCGTTTAGACGAGTTTTTGCGCGAGATGCGCGAAGCGGTTTTCAAAGGTCGCGAAGGTTTCTTAACTGTTGGCGAGGCTCCTGGAATTTCCGCGCATCGAAACACTTATATTACAAATCCTGCTAATGGTGAGCTAGACATGCTCTTCTTGTTTGATCAAGTTAATGTTGATTGCGCAAATGGAACTAAGTGGAATCCTATTCCTCTTAAGTTGACGGCATTAAAACGCGCAATGGCAGATCAGCAGCAGGCTGTTAGCGAGGCTGGTTGGGCGAGCCTGTTCTTTAATAATCACGATCAGCCGCGTGCGCTTTCTCGCTGGGGTAGTGAGGCTAGCGATGAGATGCGCGTGCTTTCCGCTAAGGCGATTGCCATGCTTCTCCATATGCACCGAGGCACTCCATACGTGTATCAGGGTGAAGAAATTGGTATGACTAACGCGCACTTTACTCGTCTCGAGCAGTATCGTGATTTGGAAGCGTTGAATATGTTTAAGCAGCGCGTAGAAGAAGCGCATATTCAGTCGGCGGAATCGATGATGGATGCGCTCGCAAAGCGTGGTCGCGATAATTCTCGAACTCCTATGCAATGGAATGCGTCTAAATATGCAGGATTTATGCCTTTTAATGTTCCGTCGCAAAATAATGCGCAGCCGTGGATTAGTGTGAATCCTAATTATGTAGATATTAATGCTGCTGAGCAAATGGAAGATTCGGATTCCGTTTATTCGTTCTATAAGCGTTTGATTGCGTTGCGTCATTTGCAGCCTGTTGTTTCGGCTGGATCTTGGAATTTGATTGATGCGGATGATGAGTGTGTTTACGCGTTTATTAGGCAGGTTGAGCAGACTTGTGAAAATGCTAAGGCAGATGTGGCAGGTAAGGCAGGTCTTGAGAATGGTGTGAATTCTTCAAGCGCGGTTGCTGGCGATTTGCCTTGCGCTTCTGTAAAGAAGTTGCTCGTAATGATAAATATGACGGATTCATCTGTAGCAATACCTGATCAAAGTGCCGGATTGTTGCGTAATATCGCCTCTAACAGCGTATCGTATGATGATGTGATGATTTCTACTTACAGCGCGGATCATGCCCTTAAATCGCTTAAAAATGGCATGCTTGCGCCTTGGGAGGGAATCGCTGTTGGCTTGCAATAA
- a CDS encoding type II toxin-antitoxin system YafQ family toxin encodes MVCEKRRLLTIKSFDNDYKKIRKKHINTEDFLAVFQALIDNNQQLLKSKYRDHALTGSWKGYRELHVQPDLLLIYWVDGLSVSLVLVRAGNHDELFSNAHTNSKIIRKYSEMVSNTLTLLAKSKDS; translated from the coding sequence ATGGTCTGTGAAAAGAGACGTCTTCTTACAATCAAGTCATTTGATAATGACTATAAAAAGATTCGTAAAAAGCATATTAACACTGAAGATTTTCTTGCCGTATTTCAGGCTCTTATAGATAATAATCAACAGCTATTAAAGAGTAAATATCGTGACCATGCTCTTACTGGTAGTTGGAAAGGATACCGTGAGTTGCATGTACAGCCAGATTTACTACTTATTTATTGGGTTGATGGATTGTCTGTTTCTTTAGTATTGGTAAGAGCGGGGAATCATGATGAATTATTCTCTAATGCTCATACTAATTCTAAAATTATTCGCAAGTATTCTGAGATGGTAAGTAATACTTTAACGTTGCTTGCAAAATCCAAAGATAGCTAA
- a CDS encoding ketopantoate reductase family protein, whose product MSGMKYAMIGSGAMGYRYGVLLQETAGIHVDFIDAWDENVNKVREQGGVMVSRDHENRHLVPINMYTPEDYDGDPDVWIVFMKQMQLAEMLERCKHLFKDHQVVFAAMNGWGHFEKLQQYFSDDRIYGGTAMIATVLNGPGDVDFIGKVGVGTMNMCALNEQVSDVELAMRDDFKAAGLNPTITEDFKGTCMAKVVFNSVVNTLCTMYQIQMGQFISYPGAMDMARQLINEAYDVCDRAGIRMVNTRQQELEAIDYVSRVANPLHYPSMYQDMSRGRKTEVDYINGYIAKLGRENDYVCRTHEFLTHGVHLAELAFKLHNQQ is encoded by the coding sequence ATGAGTGGCATGAAATATGCAATGATCGGTTCTGGAGCTATGGGGTATCGCTATGGCGTTTTGTTGCAGGAAACGGCTGGTATTCATGTTGATTTCATTGATGCCTGGGATGAAAATGTGAATAAAGTCCGCGAGCAAGGCGGAGTAATGGTGAGCCGAGATCATGAAAATCGTCATCTTGTGCCAATAAATATGTATACTCCGGAAGATTATGACGGAGATCCAGATGTGTGGATTGTGTTTATGAAGCAGATGCAGCTTGCGGAAATGTTGGAGCGTTGCAAGCATTTGTTTAAGGATCATCAGGTTGTGTTCGCTGCAATGAATGGTTGGGGTCATTTCGAAAAGCTTCAGCAGTATTTCTCGGATGATCGTATTTACGGCGGAACTGCCATGATTGCAACCGTACTGAATGGCCCCGGAGACGTTGATTTTATTGGTAAAGTCGGCGTTGGTACGATGAATATGTGTGCATTGAATGAGCAGGTGAGTGATGTTGAGCTTGCTATGCGAGACGACTTTAAAGCTGCTGGCTTGAATCCTACAATTACGGAAGATTTCAAGGGTACGTGCATGGCGAAGGTAGTTTTTAATTCCGTAGTTAACACTTTGTGCACAATGTATCAGATTCAGATGGGTCAGTTTATTTCGTACCCAGGAGCTATGGATATGGCTCGACAGCTTATTAATGAAGCGTATGACGTGTGCGATCGTGCAGGAATTCGTATGGTTAATACTCGTCAGCAGGAGTTGGAGGCTATTGACTACGTGAGCCGAGTCGCAAATCCTTTACATTATCCTTCAATGTACCAAGATATGAGTCGCGGACGAAAGACAGAAGTTGATTATATCAACGGATATATTGCAAAGCTTGGTCGCGAAAATGATTATGTGTGCCGTACTCACGAGTTCTTGACTCACGGAGTTCATTTGGCGGAGCTTGCATTCAAATTGCATAATCAGCAATAA
- a CDS encoding ribokinase, translated as MHCYSELDSLSGLENIASLRLNDLKVTQENMQESHKADSNAIAIVGSMNADYTIVADRLPNPGETINGNEIRVLPGGKSGNQAVSAAKLGANVKMFGAVGNDSNADFLLNSLQSSGVDTTCVRCVENKKSGATVITVDAHSGENTIVYAPGSNSLVDCEYVQSPLVKSALTSAKVLGLCLESPLKTVTMCAQLAHENGVKVLLNDSPFLNKLPKDLIDSADILLVNEHEMAQLLNIEEPEDGDWCSFDWNHVAHAMHDFGFDESVVTLGSKGSVVLDYSKEDCVCMISPQRVKAVDTTGCGDAFMGTILACLSVDMRLDEAAALASYVSAYAATGFGAQASYGTVEQIRQFFNA; from the coding sequence ATGCATTGTTATAGTGAGCTTGATTCATTAAGTGGATTGGAAAATATAGCGTCGCTTCGCTTAAATGATTTAAAAGTTACGCAAGAGAATATGCAAGAATCGCATAAAGCAGATTCAAACGCTATTGCAATAGTCGGCTCTATGAACGCGGATTACACTATTGTGGCAGATCGTCTTCCTAATCCAGGAGAAACCATTAATGGAAACGAGATTCGCGTATTGCCAGGCGGAAAATCTGGCAACCAAGCTGTATCGGCTGCAAAACTAGGTGCCAACGTTAAAATGTTTGGCGCAGTTGGCAACGATTCCAATGCTGATTTTCTCCTAAATTCTTTGCAATCTTCTGGAGTTGATACAACTTGTGTTCGTTGCGTAGAAAATAAAAAGAGCGGCGCAACGGTGATTACTGTAGATGCTCATAGCGGTGAAAACACTATTGTGTATGCTCCAGGTTCTAATTCTTTAGTCGATTGTGAGTATGTTCAATCGCCATTAGTAAAATCCGCTCTTACTAGCGCAAAAGTTCTTGGCCTTTGTTTAGAAAGTCCTTTAAAAACTGTAACTATGTGCGCGCAACTAGCGCATGAAAACGGCGTAAAAGTGCTTCTTAACGATTCGCCATTTTTAAACAAGTTGCCTAAAGATTTGATTGATTCTGCAGATATTTTGCTTGTTAACGAGCACGAGATGGCGCAACTTTTGAATATTGAAGAGCCAGAAGATGGTGATTGGTGTTCTTTTGATTGGAATCATGTAGCTCACGCTATGCATGATTTTGGCTTTGATGAATCTGTAGTTACGCTTGGCTCTAAAGGCTCTGTAGTGTTGGATTATTCCAAGGAAGATTGCGTATGCATGATTTCCCCTCAGCGCGTTAAAGCTGTTGATACAACTGGCTGCGGTGATGCTTTTATGGGCACAATACTAGCTTGTTTGTCTGTAGATATGCGATTAGACGAAGCTGCTGCGCTAGCGTCTTATGTTTCTGCGTATGCAGCTACTGGTTTTGGCGCTCAAGCTTCCTATGGCACAGTTGAACAAATTCGTCAATTCTTTAATGCTTAA
- the rbsD gene encoding D-ribose pyranase, protein MLTHGILNSQLAAALAKLRHKDQFVISDCGLPVPQGVEVIDLALIFGIPRFSDVLNAIKDDLVLESGIMAKEACNKKPEEWVKESLGVPLTYVPHDGDEGFKALVSQAKFVIRTGETTPYSNVLLRCGVPF, encoded by the coding sequence ATGTTAACTCATGGCATCTTGAACTCGCAATTAGCGGCTGCTCTGGCAAAGCTTAGGCATAAGGATCAATTTGTTATTTCTGATTGTGGATTACCAGTTCCGCAAGGCGTAGAAGTAATAGATTTAGCTTTAATATTTGGGATTCCGCGATTTAGCGATGTGCTGAATGCAATCAAAGATGATTTGGTACTTGAATCAGGCATAATGGCTAAAGAAGCGTGCAATAAAAAGCCAGAAGAGTGGGTAAAAGAATCCTTAGGTGTGCCACTAACGTATGTTCCGCACGATGGCGATGAAGGTTTTAAAGCTTTAGTTTCACAGGCAAAATTTGTGATTCGTACAGGCGAAACTACGCCATATTCCAACGTTTTGTTGCGCTGTGGTGTTCCTTTCTAA
- a CDS encoding D-ribose ABC transporter substrate-binding protein, with protein sequence MNYLVMRRGMKLACAVAAASALVFSMSACGNASSSDKVALLVSTLNNPFFVDLRDGAQAEAKKLGVDLQVSDAQNDSSKQQDQAQNAQSQGAKAVIINPVDSDAAGPAVAPLLSSGMPVISVDRSVTGEKVTSHIASDNVAGGAQAADALAKSMGEKGEVLILQGIPGAASTRDRGKGFKDRIKKYPNIKVVAEQTANFDRAEALNVATNLLQSHPNAAGIYAENDEMALGAIQSLGAKAGKDVKVVGFDGTADGMKAIKAGTMAGTIAQQPKELGRSAVAAAVKAIKKQTVPKTEPITVKTVTAKNVADFE encoded by the coding sequence ATGAATTATCTAGTTATGCGCCGTGGTATGAAGCTCGCTTGTGCTGTTGCAGCAGCATCGGCTCTTGTTTTCAGCATGAGTGCGTGTGGAAACGCAAGCTCTAGCGACAAGGTTGCGCTGTTGGTATCTACGCTAAATAACCCGTTCTTTGTGGATTTGCGTGATGGTGCACAAGCGGAAGCCAAGAAGCTGGGCGTTGATTTACAGGTTTCGGATGCTCAGAACGATTCTTCTAAGCAGCAAGATCAGGCTCAAAACGCGCAATCTCAAGGTGCTAAAGCAGTAATTATAAATCCTGTGGATTCCGATGCTGCTGGTCCAGCTGTTGCGCCACTTCTTAGCTCTGGTATGCCTGTGATTTCTGTGGATCGTTCCGTAACTGGCGAAAAAGTTACTTCTCACATTGCTTCCGATAATGTGGCTGGAGGTGCTCAAGCTGCCGATGCGCTCGCTAAGAGCATGGGAGAAAAAGGCGAAGTTCTGATTTTGCAAGGTATTCCAGGTGCTGCTTCTACACGAGATCGTGGCAAAGGTTTTAAGGACCGCATTAAGAAGTATCCAAATATTAAGGTTGTTGCAGAGCAGACTGCTAACTTTGATCGTGCTGAGGCATTGAACGTTGCAACCAACTTGTTGCAATCTCATCCAAATGCAGCTGGCATTTACGCAGAGAATGACGAGATGGCATTAGGTGCAATACAATCATTAGGTGCTAAAGCTGGTAAAGATGTTAAGGTAGTTGGCTTTGATGGTACTGCCGATGGTATGAAGGCAATTAAGGCTGGAACAATGGCTGGTACTATTGCTCAGCAACCAAAGGAGCTTGGACGTTCTGCTGTTGCTGCAGCTGTAAAAGCCATTAAGAAGCAAACTGTTCCAAAGACTGAGCCAATTACTGTGAAAACAGTTACAGCAAAGAATGTAGCTGATTTCGAGTAA